The following are encoded in a window of Chitinophaga sp. H8 genomic DNA:
- a CDS encoding M1 family metallopeptidase: MKHLVLGKYMVCCLLAGSWLQVQAQPDRWQQRVKYTMDVNMDAPANRLSGKQQLEYFNNSPDTLHKVFYHLYWNAFQPGSMMDVRSQELGKVLLGASKRQDWDARVRDRISKLQPDEIGYQKVISLKHDGKPQSFKVVETILEVVLDKPVLPHSKTVFEMEFEAQVPVQIRRSGRNNSEGVDFSMAQWYPKMCEYDYEGWHPTPYIAREFYGVWGDYEVKITIDKKYVLGGTGYVQNPNQVGHGYEKPGTKVVRPAVDKLTWHFVAPNVHDFVWAADPDYKHITQKVDGFTAHFFYIENEKTKDTWPQLAKMIPPAYAWIKAHYGPYPYEQYSFIQGGDGGMEYPMATLIMGNGKMDGLYGVAIHEWMHSWYQGMLATNESLYPWMDEGFTTFGEDNTIYNTVDSLKGRNPHAGSYANYFNLVRSGYEEPMSTHSDHFNTNYGYSINAYSKGAVFLEQLGYIIGAKNRDNGLLRYYRNWRFKHPNVNDFVREMEKESGIQLDWYKQYFVNSTKHIDYAIDSVYEKNNKAIVRLRRVGLMPMPVDFLVTAKNGAKVMHYIPLSIMFGEKPAEDAVKRVVHTGWYWTNPTYEFELDMPIRDIQEIEIDPSQRMADIDRSNNKGVAP; the protein is encoded by the coding sequence ATGAAGCACTTGGTATTGGGGAAATACATGGTCTGCTGTTTACTGGCAGGTAGTTGGTTACAGGTACAGGCGCAACCGGATAGGTGGCAACAACGGGTGAAATACACCATGGACGTTAATATGGACGCTCCAGCAAATCGGTTGAGTGGTAAGCAGCAACTGGAATATTTTAATAATTCCCCCGATACCCTCCACAAAGTTTTCTATCATTTGTATTGGAATGCTTTTCAGCCAGGAAGCATGATGGATGTACGCAGCCAGGAACTGGGTAAGGTATTGCTGGGTGCCAGCAAAAGACAGGACTGGGATGCGCGTGTACGGGATCGTATCTCCAAACTGCAGCCAGATGAAATCGGATATCAGAAAGTGATTTCTCTGAAACACGATGGCAAACCACAGTCTTTTAAAGTTGTGGAAACTATCCTGGAAGTAGTACTGGACAAACCAGTATTGCCGCATTCAAAAACTGTGTTTGAAATGGAATTTGAAGCACAGGTACCGGTACAGATCAGGCGCAGTGGCCGGAATAACTCCGAAGGGGTAGACTTCTCCATGGCACAGTGGTACCCTAAAATGTGTGAATATGACTATGAAGGATGGCATCCTACTCCCTATATCGCCCGGGAATTTTATGGTGTTTGGGGAGATTATGAGGTAAAGATCACGATAGATAAAAAGTATGTACTGGGGGGGACGGGGTATGTACAGAACCCTAACCAGGTGGGACATGGTTACGAAAAACCAGGCACTAAAGTGGTACGCCCGGCTGTTGATAAGCTTACCTGGCATTTTGTTGCCCCTAATGTGCATGACTTTGTATGGGCTGCTGATCCGGACTATAAACATATTACCCAAAAGGTGGACGGCTTTACGGCGCATTTCTTTTATATAGAAAATGAAAAGACTAAAGATACCTGGCCACAGCTGGCTAAGATGATTCCGCCGGCCTATGCCTGGATCAAAGCGCATTACGGGCCGTACCCGTATGAGCAATATTCGTTTATCCAGGGCGGTGATGGTGGTATGGAGTATCCTATGGCTACCCTGATCATGGGCAATGGTAAGATGGATGGCCTGTATGGGGTGGCTATTCATGAATGGATGCACAGCTGGTACCAGGGGATGCTGGCTACCAACGAAAGCTTATATCCCTGGATGGACGAAGGGTTTACTACTTTTGGAGAGGATAATACGATCTACAATACGGTAGATTCTTTGAAAGGCCGTAATCCTCATGCGGGCTCCTACGCCAATTATTTTAACCTCGTAAGAAGTGGTTATGAAGAACCTATGAGTACCCATTCCGATCACTTTAATACCAACTATGGATATAGTATTAATGCTTACTCCAAAGGGGCTGTATTCCTGGAGCAACTGGGATATATCATTGGAGCTAAAAACCGTGATAATGGCCTGCTGCGCTATTACCGCAACTGGCGTTTCAAACATCCGAATGTAAATGACTTTGTCCGTGAAATGGAGAAGGAAAGCGGAATTCAGCTGGACTGGTATAAACAATATTTTGTAAACAGCACCAAGCATATTGATTATGCGATTGATTCCGTGTACGAAAAAAATAATAAGGCCATTGTACGTTTACGCAGAGTAGGGCTAATGCCTATGCCGGTTGATTTCCTGGTAACGGCAAAGAACGGTGCCAAAGTAATGCACTATATTCCGCTGTCTATTATGTTTGGTGAAAAACCGGCAGAAGATGCTGTTAAAAGAGTGGTGCATACCGGATGGTACTGGACAAACCCTACTTATGAATTTGAGCTGGATATGCCCATCAGGGATATACAGGAAATTGAAATTGATCCCAGCCAGCGTATGGCAGATATTGACAGGTCTAACAACAAAGGTGTAGCACCTTAA
- the rsmI gene encoding 16S rRNA (cytidine(1402)-2'-O)-methyltransferase yields MSKLYIVPSPIGNLADITYRAVKVLEEVELILAEDTRTSGVLLKHYQINKPVTPYHQHNEHKVLQHLVQQIQAGKTMALLTDAGTPGVSDPGYLLVRECIRAGVPVECLPGATAFVPALVNSGIPMNRFAFEGFLPPKKGRHTLLTQLAQEERTIIFYESPHRLVKTLQDFIQYFGPDRPCCVSRELSKMFEENKRGSLQEVHDYFQEKGVKGEIVVVIEGLP; encoded by the coding sequence ATGTCCAAGCTTTACATCGTTCCTTCTCCCATCGGCAATCTGGCCGATATTACTTACCGGGCCGTTAAAGTCCTGGAAGAGGTGGAGCTGATCCTGGCAGAAGATACCCGCACTTCCGGTGTATTGCTAAAACACTACCAGATCAATAAACCCGTTACGCCTTACCATCAGCACAATGAACATAAAGTGCTGCAACACCTGGTGCAGCAGATACAGGCTGGCAAAACCATGGCCCTGCTTACTGATGCGGGTACGCCAGGGGTGTCTGATCCCGGTTATCTGCTGGTACGCGAGTGTATCCGTGCAGGTGTGCCGGTGGAATGCCTGCCAGGTGCTACGGCTTTTGTGCCTGCACTAGTAAACAGCGGGATACCCATGAACCGGTTTGCTTTTGAAGGTTTTCTGCCTCCTAAAAAAGGACGGCATACCCTGCTTACACAACTGGCACAGGAAGAACGTACCATTATTTTCTACGAATCACCACATCGCCTGGTAAAGACCCTGCAGGATTTTATACAGTACTTCGGGCCAGACCGCCCCTGCTGCGTAAGCCGGGAGCTCTCCAAAATGTTTGAAGAAAATAAACGTGGCAGCCTCCAGGAAGTACATGACTACTTCCAGGAAAAAGGTGTGAAAGGCGAAATCGTAGTAGTAATTGAAGGGCTTCCGTAG
- the tgt gene encoding tRNA guanosine(34) transglycosylase Tgt: MNFELITTDTGSNARAGKITTAHGEIATPIFMPVGTVGSVKAVTQDQLRNAVQAQIILGNTYHLYLRPGMEVLSQAGGLHRFNGWDRPLLTDSGGYQVFSLAANRKIKEEGVVFQSHIDGSRHLFTPENVMDIQRTIGADIIMAFDECPPYPSEYRYAKKSMELTHRWLDRCIQQLKDTQPAYGHEQTLFPIVQGSTYKDLRAISAQEIAARDCAGNAIGGLSVGEPEQDMYEMCGLVCDILPKEKPRYLMGVGTPWNILENIALGVDMFDCVMPTRNGRNGMLFTWEGVMNIKNKKWATDFSPVDENSACFASRDYSKAYLRHLFAAGEILGMQLASIHNLAFYLELVTEARKQILAGTFTAWKNSVIGQLKNRR, encoded by the coding sequence GTGAATTTTGAACTGATTACTACAGATACGGGCAGTAATGCCCGGGCAGGGAAAATAACTACTGCCCATGGGGAGATAGCCACCCCGATTTTTATGCCGGTAGGTACGGTGGGTAGCGTAAAAGCGGTAACACAGGACCAGCTGCGCAATGCAGTGCAGGCACAGATCATACTGGGCAATACATATCATTTGTATCTGCGGCCAGGCATGGAGGTATTATCCCAGGCCGGCGGATTGCACCGTTTTAATGGCTGGGACCGTCCCTTATTGACAGATAGCGGGGGATACCAGGTATTTTCCCTGGCAGCCAACCGGAAGATAAAAGAAGAAGGGGTGGTGTTTCAATCCCATATCGACGGTTCCCGGCATCTTTTTACCCCGGAAAATGTGATGGACATACAACGGACCATCGGTGCCGATATCATTATGGCTTTTGATGAATGTCCGCCTTACCCCTCAGAGTATCGTTATGCAAAGAAGTCGATGGAGCTTACCCACCGTTGGCTCGACCGGTGCATTCAGCAGTTAAAGGATACCCAGCCGGCCTATGGGCATGAACAAACCTTGTTTCCGATTGTACAGGGCAGTACTTATAAAGACCTCCGGGCTATTTCCGCACAGGAAATTGCCGCACGGGATTGTGCAGGCAATGCTATCGGAGGCCTGAGCGTGGGAGAGCCGGAACAGGATATGTACGAAATGTGCGGCCTGGTATGTGATATCCTGCCCAAAGAAAAGCCCCGCTACCTGATGGGAGTAGGTACTCCCTGGAATATCCTGGAAAACATTGCCCTGGGTGTGGATATGTTCGACTGTGTGATGCCTACCCGTAATGGCCGTAATGGCATGTTATTTACCTGGGAAGGGGTGATGAACATCAAAAACAAGAAATGGGCTACTGATTTTTCACCTGTTGATGAAAACAGTGCCTGTTTTGCCAGCCGGGACTATTCCAAAGCCTACCTGCGTCACCTCTTTGCCGCCGGTGAAATATTAGGCATGCAATTAGCCAGTATTCATAACCTGGCCTTTTACCTGGAACTGGTGACGGAAGCCCGCAAACAAATCCTGGCCGGGACTTTTACCGCCTGGAAAAACAGCGTGATAGGACAATTGAAGAACAGACGATAA
- the purS gene encoding phosphoribosylformylglycinamidine synthase subunit PurS produces the protein MTFTAHINVMPLKELLDPQGKAVMSGLKNLGMGQVHDVRIGKHITLQIDAATKEEAQQIAESACQKLLANQVMESFEVHIQ, from the coding sequence ATGACTTTTACTGCACATATCAATGTGATGCCACTGAAAGAATTATTGGATCCGCAAGGCAAAGCGGTAATGAGTGGCCTTAAGAACTTAGGCATGGGCCAGGTGCATGATGTGAGAATTGGTAAGCACATCACTTTGCAGATAGATGCGGCCACCAAAGAAGAAGCGCAGCAAATCGCTGAATCAGCTTGTCAGAAACTGCTGGCTAACCAGGTAATGGAATCTTTTGAAGTTCATATTCAATAG
- the rsmG gene encoding 16S rRNA (guanine(527)-N(7))-methyltransferase RsmG: protein MDIILKYFSDFTAQQLEQFSALKDLYQEWNEKINVISRKDIDALYEKHVLHSLSIAAVHDFEPGTQVVDLGTGGGFPGIPLAIFFPEVQFHLVDSIGKKIKVVEGVAESLGLKNVTAAHSRIEDIKNRKFDIVVSRAVAPLKDLWHWSKPLLKKSPVLGREFKHGLICLKGGDLAQEISESGVKPRRTAIHELFPEAFFQDKYVLQVGI, encoded by the coding sequence ATGGACATCATTTTAAAGTACTTCAGCGATTTTACAGCACAGCAGTTGGAACAGTTCTCTGCGTTAAAGGATTTATATCAGGAATGGAATGAAAAGATCAATGTCATTTCAAGGAAAGATATTGATGCCTTATACGAAAAGCATGTATTACATTCTCTCAGCATAGCTGCCGTTCATGATTTTGAGCCGGGTACACAGGTGGTAGACCTCGGCACCGGCGGTGGATTCCCTGGCATTCCGCTGGCTATCTTTTTTCCGGAAGTACAATTTCACCTGGTAGACTCTATTGGTAAAAAGATAAAAGTAGTGGAAGGGGTGGCCGAATCACTGGGATTGAAGAATGTAACTGCCGCTCATAGCAGGATAGAAGATATTAAGAACCGTAAGTTTGATATCGTTGTGTCCAGGGCGGTAGCCCCATTGAAGGACCTTTGGCACTGGAGTAAGCCTTTACTGAAGAAGTCGCCGGTATTGGGACGGGAATTCAAACATGGGCTGATTTGCCTGAAAGGGGGTGATCTTGCCCAGGAAATATCTGAAAGTGGGGTAAAACCAAGAAGAACAGCTATTCATGAGTTATTTCCGGAAGCATTTTTCCAGGATAAGTATGTTTTGCAGGTAGGCATTTAA
- a CDS encoding CDP-alcohol phosphatidyltransferase family protein, whose translation MKQLPNILTLGNLFCGALAIICILHAPQYIAEFNGTEYTITNPAPVYWASVLVVLAAVFDFFDGLAARWLGLQSPMGKELDSLADVVSFGLVPGMILFRLLRSAYFQMPDVFDVSYINLAPALLVPCFAAYRLAKFNLDTRQSENFIGMPTPPVGLLAASFPLIVLYNPFNLAHWLQNIWVLYIIIALLCYLMVAEIPMLSLKFKKLKDPGNWPRYVLVVLTLISIPVLKYATVPFIFTVYVVLSLIAPPKTGVVNP comes from the coding sequence ATGAAACAACTACCTAACATCCTTACCCTTGGCAATCTTTTTTGTGGTGCCCTGGCTATTATCTGCATATTACATGCGCCGCAGTATATTGCTGAATTTAACGGTACAGAATATACGATTACTAATCCTGCGCCGGTATATTGGGCGTCTGTACTGGTAGTACTGGCTGCGGTATTTGATTTTTTTGATGGACTGGCTGCCCGCTGGCTGGGATTACAGTCGCCGATGGGCAAAGAACTGGATTCCCTGGCAGATGTGGTAAGCTTTGGCCTGGTACCGGGTATGATCTTGTTCCGCCTGCTGCGCAGCGCCTATTTTCAAATGCCGGACGTATTTGATGTGTCCTACATTAACCTGGCTCCTGCATTACTGGTGCCCTGCTTTGCGGCCTACCGGCTGGCAAAGTTTAACCTGGATACCCGGCAGTCCGAAAATTTCATCGGCATGCCTACCCCTCCGGTAGGATTGCTGGCAGCGTCTTTTCCCCTGATTGTACTATATAATCCTTTTAACCTGGCGCATTGGCTGCAAAACATATGGGTATTATATATCATTATAGCCTTGTTATGTTACCTCATGGTGGCAGAAATTCCGATGCTCAGCCTGAAATTTAAAAAGCTGAAAGATCCGGGCAACTGGCCCCGGTATGTTTTAGTAGTGCTGACGCTGATCAGCATACCTGTTTTGAAGTACGCAACGGTGCCATTTATATTCACCGTTTATGTAGTATTATCGCTGATAGCACCTCCTAAAACCGGGGTGGTTAATCCCTGA
- a CDS encoding Hcp family type VI secretion system effector — translation MLLDFFLQVDDIKGESKDAHHKDQIDALGFSWQLANNTPPHSGGAGAGKAQFGDLVITKKVDAASIPLTIIAATGKHLKKVRLEICRSGMPNSILYTISLRDVLISAVTQSGHGSDNMLTEILSFNYTTIEWVYYTQDAKGGVTPTKGGFDLKKNTKI, via the coding sequence ATGCTTTTAGACTTCTTTTTACAGGTGGATGATATCAAAGGAGAAAGTAAAGATGCCCACCACAAAGACCAGATCGATGCACTGGGGTTTTCCTGGCAGTTAGCCAACAATACTCCTCCACATAGTGGCGGTGCCGGAGCAGGCAAAGCGCAATTCGGTGATCTGGTTATTACCAAAAAAGTAGATGCCGCCAGTATTCCGCTTACGATCATTGCTGCCACAGGCAAACACCTGAAAAAAGTACGCCTGGAAATATGCCGCAGTGGAATGCCTAACAGTATCCTGTACACGATTTCCCTCAGGGATGTACTGATCAGCGCTGTCACCCAAAGCGGACATGGCAGCGATAATATGCTCACAGAAATACTGTCTTTTAACTACACCACTATTGAATGGGTATACTATACCCAGGATGCAAAAGGAGGAGTAACACCCACCAAAGGAGGATTTGATCTGAAAAAGAACACCAAAATATAA
- a CDS encoding aminopeptidase P N-terminal domain-containing protein — MKNLPLDQQLFIRNRQRFVAKMQPHAIAIINSNDELPTNGDALHKFKQNSDLYWLTGIDQEDTIVVLFPDNPDPKYREVLVLVRPNELKEKWDGHRLRKNEAFDISGMGTVVWLDTLDGLLQQWINDAETIYLNSNENNRKASLVPVRDYRYAAAMRERYPLHNYARAARIFKELRAVKTAEEAKVIQQACDITEKAFRRLLQFIKPGVWEHEIHAEIMHEFLRNRSAGEAYGSIIASGDRARTLHYVSNNQECKDGELILMDFGAEYGGYNADLTRTVPVNGKFSPRQRQVYDACLHLHMYAKSILRPGITIAKYHEMVGEEATKAFVKLGLITEADVKNQDPENMAYRKYLYHGISHHLGVDVHDLGPSFYQPIPEGAVLTIEPGIYIEEEKMGIRIENNIWLTAAGNVDFMKNIPITADEIEALMK, encoded by the coding sequence ATGAAGAATTTGCCATTGGACCAGCAGCTCTTTATCAGGAACCGCCAGCGTTTTGTTGCCAAAATGCAACCACATGCCATTGCCATTATCAATTCAAATGATGAGTTGCCCACTAATGGGGATGCATTACACAAATTCAAGCAAAACTCCGACTTATACTGGCTTACGGGAATAGACCAGGAAGATACCATCGTGGTATTGTTTCCCGATAACCCGGATCCCAAATACCGCGAAGTATTAGTGCTGGTAAGGCCTAATGAGTTGAAGGAAAAGTGGGATGGACACCGCCTGCGTAAAAATGAAGCATTTGACATTTCAGGGATGGGTACCGTGGTGTGGCTGGATACCCTGGATGGCTTGTTACAGCAGTGGATCAATGATGCGGAAACGATTTACCTCAATAGCAATGAAAACAACCGTAAGGCCAGCCTGGTGCCGGTAAGGGATTACCGCTATGCGGCAGCAATGAGAGAACGTTATCCCCTGCATAATTATGCAAGGGCTGCCAGAATCTTTAAAGAACTGAGAGCGGTAAAAACAGCAGAAGAAGCTAAAGTGATTCAGCAGGCCTGTGATATTACGGAAAAGGCATTCCGCCGCTTGCTGCAATTTATTAAGCCTGGTGTATGGGAGCATGAAATTCATGCGGAGATCATGCATGAATTCCTGCGCAACCGCTCTGCAGGGGAGGCATATGGATCTATTATTGCTTCGGGCGATCGGGCACGTACGCTTCACTATGTATCCAATAACCAGGAATGTAAGGATGGGGAACTGATTCTGATGGACTTTGGGGCAGAATACGGCGGCTATAATGCTGACCTTACCCGTACCGTGCCGGTAAACGGGAAATTCTCTCCCCGTCAGCGCCAGGTATATGATGCCTGTCTGCACCTGCATATGTATGCCAAATCTATCCTCCGTCCGGGTATTACGATCGCAAAATATCATGAAATGGTAGGAGAGGAAGCAACCAAGGCATTTGTAAAACTGGGTCTGATTACCGAAGCCGACGTTAAAAACCAGGATCCGGAAAATATGGCCTACCGCAAATACCTGTATCATGGCATTTCCCACCACCTGGGAGTGGATGTACACGATCTGGGGCCCTCTTTCTACCAGCCTATTCCGGAGGGCGCTGTACTGACCATTGAACCAGGTATTTATATTGAAGAAGAGAAAATGGGGATCCGTATTGAAAATAATATCTGGCTAACCGCTGCCGGCAATGTGGATTTCATGAAAAATATACCTATTACGGCCGACGAAATAGAAGCATTAATGAAGTAA
- a CDS encoding glycosyltransferase: MLNQIGLITFYCFAAVAGIQILYYLIFFSRTAFYRRKFNDDHVPVTPFSVIICAKDEEKNLQKNLPAVLQQRYHTTHTPDYEVIVVNDHSEDDTKYYLKSIEPGYPHYRHIEIKQAAKFIPGKKYPLSIGIKGAQHETLLLTDADCKPASTYWLSLMSQGFDDGKEIVLGYGAYHKKPGFLNKVIRYETFFSALQFFSFAMSGLTYMGVGRNLAYKRELFFRHKGFTSHQHLASGDDDLFINTAATKNNVAVVIDKQAFTYSEPKTTWKSWYRQKTRHMSTGKYYRFSHKFLLGLFSLTHFLFYPLFIASLFYTPMLPYVLGLFGGKVVVQSIITFFALRKLDESDLFKFSWLMDLFMCCYYIIFTPALLFKSKNKW; the protein is encoded by the coding sequence ATGCTTAATCAAATAGGTTTAATTACCTTTTACTGTTTTGCTGCTGTAGCCGGGATACAAATACTTTACTACCTGATATTTTTCTCCCGTACAGCCTTCTATCGTCGTAAGTTCAATGATGACCATGTACCTGTGACACCATTTTCCGTGATCATTTGTGCAAAGGACGAAGAAAAGAACCTGCAGAAAAACCTGCCGGCGGTACTGCAACAGCGGTATCACACCACACATACACCTGATTATGAAGTAATTGTGGTAAATGATCATTCAGAAGACGACACCAAATACTACCTGAAATCCATTGAGCCAGGTTATCCACATTACCGGCATATCGAAATCAAACAGGCGGCTAAATTTATTCCCGGTAAAAAATATCCCTTGTCCATCGGTATTAAGGGCGCACAACACGAAACCCTGTTATTGACAGATGCGGATTGCAAGCCTGCCAGCACTTACTGGTTATCTTTAATGAGCCAGGGGTTTGATGATGGTAAAGAGATTGTACTGGGATACGGTGCTTACCACAAAAAGCCCGGCTTCTTAAACAAGGTAATCCGGTACGAAACCTTCTTTAGTGCCCTGCAGTTTTTTTCATTTGCCATGTCAGGGCTCACCTATATGGGTGTGGGCCGTAACCTGGCCTACAAACGCGAGCTGTTTTTCCGCCACAAAGGATTTACCTCCCACCAGCACCTGGCATCCGGCGATGACGATCTTTTTATAAACACCGCCGCCACCAAAAACAACGTGGCCGTAGTGATTGATAAACAAGCCTTTACCTACTCCGAGCCTAAAACTACCTGGAAAAGCTGGTACCGCCAGAAAACCAGGCATATGTCTACCGGCAAATACTACCGCTTCAGCCATAAATTCCTATTGGGGCTGTTTTCGCTGACTCACTTCCTGTTCTATCCCCTCTTCATTGCCAGCCTGTTTTATACCCCCATGCTGCCCTATGTATTGGGCCTCTTTGGCGGAAAGGTGGTAGTGCAATCCATCATCACCTTTTTTGCGCTCCGCAAACTGGATGAGAGCGATCTTTTCAAGTTCAGCTGGCTGATGGACCTCTTCATGTGTTGCTATTATATTATCTTCACACCCGCATTATTGTTCAAATCGAAGAATAAATGGTAA
- a CDS encoding LptF/LptG family permease, whose product MTKIDWYILRKFIGTFIYSIMILLVISVVIDITEKLDDFMGSNLSVGAIIVDYYFGFIPHIAALLFPLFIFISVIFFTSKMAYRSEIIAILCSGVSFRRFLRPYWVGAFLFGGILWLANQHVVPNANRIRTAFENKYTRSPNAQTTLYDKTMRIDSFTYVNFGSYEPNYKNGSGFVLEHIAGQDMTYKLKADRIAWDSTTKVWKLDYVSIRTIKGLEEHWWKTQDTTLKLALTPAEMVEEKNVQEAMTSAQLKRYVKREELRGAEGLNVFYVELYRRTSAAFAVVILTLIGAIIASKKVRGGSGLHLALGIVISASYIIFLQFSTVFSVKADLDPMLAVWIPNFMFGALAFWLYRRAPK is encoded by the coding sequence ATGACAAAAATAGACTGGTATATACTACGTAAGTTCATAGGCACCTTTATTTACTCCATCATGATATTGCTGGTTATTTCCGTAGTGATCGACATTACCGAAAAACTGGATGATTTCATGGGCAGTAACCTGTCTGTGGGAGCTATTATCGTGGACTATTATTTTGGCTTCATCCCGCATATTGCTGCATTGCTTTTTCCCCTGTTCATATTTATTTCAGTTATATTCTTTACCTCCAAAATGGCTTACCGGTCCGAAATCATTGCCATCCTGTGCAGTGGGGTGAGCTTTCGCCGGTTCCTGCGCCCTTACTGGGTAGGTGCTTTTTTATTTGGAGGAATCCTCTGGCTGGCCAATCAGCATGTGGTGCCCAATGCCAACAGAATCCGGACGGCTTTTGAAAATAAGTATACCCGCTCTCCCAACGCACAAACTACCCTGTACGATAAAACCATGCGTATTGACAGCTTCACGTATGTTAATTTCGGATCTTATGAGCCTAACTACAAAAACGGAAGCGGCTTTGTACTGGAACATATAGCCGGGCAGGATATGACCTATAAGCTGAAGGCAGACCGTATTGCCTGGGACTCTACCACCAAAGTATGGAAGCTGGATTATGTAAGCATACGTACCATCAAGGGGCTGGAAGAACACTGGTGGAAAACCCAGGATACTACTCTGAAGCTGGCGTTGACACCAGCGGAAATGGTAGAAGAGAAGAATGTGCAGGAAGCGATGACCTCCGCCCAGCTGAAACGTTATGTAAAAAGAGAAGAACTGCGTGGGGCAGAAGGGCTGAACGTATTTTATGTGGAGCTGTACCGCCGTACTTCCGCTGCTTTTGCAGTGGTGATATTAACGCTGATAGGTGCCATCATTGCGTCCAAAAAGGTGCGGGGAGGAAGCGGGTTGCACCTGGCCTTAGGTATTGTGATCAGTGCCAGCTATATCATCTTTCTCCAGTTTTCCACGGTATTTTCGGTAAAGGCTGACCTGGACCCTATGCTGGCCGTTTGGATTCCTAACTTTATGTTCGGGGCACTGGCCTTCTGGCTATACCGCAGAGCTCCTAAATGA
- a CDS encoding DinB family protein, which translates to MNLNHQAIHTLLDNNFNSFSAFVRSLPDHRFTASPYGKWSAGQQLDHLIKSTRPVISALGLPKIALRFWGKPTQPSRTYDQLVADYQHLLQGGLPAVKAYMPGVIYLPQRPTLLHTFAEQQTQLLSRLQNQTAADLDNYLVPHPSLGKITLREALYFTAYHMEHHLNTLRDHEEQSHTWENQLQQLIY; encoded by the coding sequence ATGAACCTGAACCATCAAGCCATACATACCTTACTTGATAATAACTTCAATAGTTTTTCAGCGTTCGTCCGCTCACTCCCGGATCACCGGTTCACCGCCTCTCCTTACGGCAAATGGTCGGCAGGACAACAACTGGACCACCTGATCAAAAGTACCAGACCTGTTATTTCAGCACTGGGATTGCCTAAAATCGCCTTGCGCTTCTGGGGTAAACCGACTCAACCTTCGCGCACCTATGATCAGCTGGTAGCAGATTACCAGCACCTGCTGCAAGGTGGCTTACCCGCCGTAAAGGCCTATATGCCCGGGGTGATTTATTTGCCACAACGGCCCACCCTGTTGCACACCTTTGCCGAACAACAAACACAACTGCTCAGCAGATTGCAAAACCAAACAGCAGCCGACCTGGACAACTACCTGGTGCCACACCCTTCCCTGGGCAAGATAACCCTCCGGGAAGCACTCTACTTTACTGCTTACCATATGGAACACCACCTGAACACCCTCCGGGATCATGAAGAACAAAGCCATACCTGGGAAAACCAGCTACAGCAGCTAATTTACTGA
- a CDS encoding RNA polymerase sigma factor, translating to MKELLLTNMSMASEQNERIEETVQKERKRLLNFIRQRVTNVADAEDILQDVFYQFTEYSRLGSQIDSLTGWLFAVTRNKITDWFRKKRETSFSDHVQEYDGSEPLFLSEILPDQTAGADVPMIRKILSESILEAVEELPEEQRTVFLQHEVAGKSFKEMSAATGVPVNTLLSRKRYAVLYLRERLSELYKELLND from the coding sequence ATGAAAGAATTGCTCCTTACAAATATGTCTATGGCCTCAGAGCAAAATGAACGTATAGAAGAAACCGTTCAGAAGGAGCGTAAGCGTTTGCTGAATTTTATCCGGCAACGGGTAACTAATGTAGCGGATGCAGAAGACATTTTACAGGACGTTTTTTATCAGTTTACAGAATATTCCCGCCTGGGTAGTCAGATAGATTCATTAACCGGTTGGCTCTTTGCCGTTACCCGGAATAAAATTACAGATTGGTTCAGAAAAAAGCGGGAAACATCTTTCTCAGATCATGTGCAGGAATACGATGGATCAGAACCGTTGTTTCTGTCGGAAATACTCCCGGATCAGACAGCAGGCGCCGATGTTCCGATGATCCGGAAAATACTGTCCGAAAGTATCCTGGAAGCAGTAGAAGAACTGCCGGAAGAACAACGCACCGTATTTCTGCAACATGAAGTAGCTGGTAAATCATTCAAAGAAATGTCTGCCGCCACAGGAGTGCCGGTAAATACCCTCTTATCGCGGAAACGTTACGCGGTATTGTATTTACGGGAACGCCTGTCTGAATTGTACAAAGAATTATTAAACGATTAA